The Microlunatus antarcticus genome window below encodes:
- a CDS encoding bifunctional aldolase/short-chain dehydrogenase, producing the protein MTGADDTNPAVAELIKRSNRLGSDPKNTNYAGGNTSAKGRDVDPVTGEDVELLWVKGSGGDLGTLTESGLAVLRLDRVRALVGTYPGVEREDEMVAAFDYCLHGRGGAAPSIDTAMHGLVDAAHVDHLHPDSGIAIATAADGEELTTKIFGDQVVWVPWRRPGFQLGLDIAALKEAHPEAVGCILGGHGITAWGNTSEQAEAASLWIIDTAARFIADHAKPEPFGPALPGYGALPEAERRARAVALAPVVRGLASHDRPMVGHFTDDAVVLDFLAAAEHPRLAALGTSCPDHFLRTKVKPLVLDLPADAPLEDAKARLAELHEAYRADYQAYYDRYAGPDSPPIRGADPLVVLVPGVGMFSYGANKQTARVAGEFYVNAINVMRGAEGISTYAPIDEREKFRIEYWALEEAKLARLPKPKPLATRIALVTGAASGIGKAIATRLAAEGACVVIADLDVEKAAAAAAEIGGPDVAIGVAADVTDEAAVQAAVDATVLAFGGLDLVVNNAGLSLSKSLLDTTVTDWDLQHAVMAKGSFLVSRAAARVLIDQGLGGDIVYISSKNSVFAGPNNIAYSATKADQAHQVRLLAAELGEHGVKVNGINPDGVVRGSGIFAGGWGAKRAAVYGVPESELGAYYAQRTLLKREVLPENVANAVFVLCSADLSHTTGLHVPVDAGVAAAFLR; encoded by the coding sequence GTGACCGGTGCTGACGACACGAACCCCGCCGTCGCTGAGCTGATCAAGCGATCGAACCGGCTCGGCTCCGACCCGAAGAACACGAACTACGCCGGCGGCAACACCTCGGCGAAAGGCCGCGACGTCGACCCCGTCACCGGCGAGGACGTCGAGCTCCTCTGGGTCAAGGGTTCCGGGGGTGACCTCGGGACGCTGACCGAGAGCGGGCTGGCCGTGCTCCGGCTGGACCGCGTCCGCGCCCTCGTCGGGACCTACCCCGGCGTCGAGCGCGAGGACGAGATGGTCGCGGCGTTCGACTACTGCCTGCACGGCCGGGGCGGCGCGGCCCCGTCGATCGACACCGCGATGCACGGCCTGGTGGACGCGGCTCACGTCGACCACCTGCACCCCGACTCCGGGATCGCCATCGCCACCGCGGCGGACGGCGAGGAGCTGACGACGAAGATCTTCGGCGACCAGGTCGTCTGGGTGCCGTGGCGCCGTCCCGGCTTCCAGCTCGGGCTCGACATCGCGGCGCTCAAGGAGGCCCACCCCGAAGCGGTCGGCTGCATCCTGGGCGGCCACGGGATCACCGCCTGGGGCAACACCTCCGAGCAGGCCGAGGCCGCCTCGCTGTGGATCATCGACACCGCGGCCCGCTTCATCGCCGACCACGCGAAGCCGGAGCCGTTCGGGCCGGCACTGCCTGGGTACGGCGCGCTGCCCGAGGCGGAGCGGCGCGCGCGGGCAGTCGCCCTGGCCCCTGTCGTCCGCGGTCTCGCCTCCCACGACCGGCCGATGGTCGGCCACTTCACCGACGACGCGGTGGTGCTCGACTTCCTCGCCGCCGCGGAGCACCCGAGGCTCGCCGCGCTGGGTACGAGCTGCCCGGACCACTTCCTGCGGACCAAGGTCAAGCCCCTCGTGCTCGACCTGCCGGCCGACGCCCCGCTCGAGGACGCGAAGGCGCGTCTGGCCGAGCTGCACGAGGCCTACCGGGCGGACTACCAGGCGTACTACGACCGCTACGCCGGCCCCGACTCCCCGCCGATCCGCGGTGCCGACCCGCTGGTCGTCCTGGTGCCGGGCGTCGGGATGTTCTCGTACGGGGCGAACAAGCAGACCGCCCGCGTGGCGGGGGAGTTCTACGTCAACGCCATCAACGTCATGCGCGGGGCCGAGGGGATCAGCACGTACGCCCCGATCGACGAGCGCGAGAAGTTCCGGATCGAGTACTGGGCGCTGGAGGAGGCCAAGCTCGCACGGCTGCCGAAGCCCAAGCCGCTCGCGACCCGGATCGCCCTTGTCACCGGCGCAGCCTCCGGGATCGGCAAGGCCATCGCCACCCGCCTCGCCGCGGAGGGCGCGTGCGTCGTGATCGCCGACCTCGACGTGGAGAAGGCAGCCGCCGCCGCCGCGGAGATCGGGGGGCCGGACGTGGCGATCGGGGTCGCAGCCGACGTCACCGACGAGGCCGCGGTGCAGGCGGCGGTCGACGCGACCGTGCTCGCCTTCGGTGGGCTCGACCTGGTCGTCAACAACGCTGGGCTGTCGCTGTCGAAGTCGTTGCTCGACACCACGGTCACCGACTGGGACCTCCAGCACGCGGTGATGGCCAAGGGCTCGTTCCTGGTGTCGCGGGCCGCGGCCCGGGTGCTGATCGACCAGGGGCTGGGCGGCGACATCGTCTACATCTCCAGCAAGAACTCCGTCTTCGCCGGGCCCAACAACATCGCCTACTCCGCGACGAAGGCCGACCAGGCCCACCAGGTGCGGCTGCTGGCCGCCGAGCTCGGCGAGCACGGCGTCAAGGTCAACGGCATCAACCCCGACGGCGTCGTCCGCGGCTCCGGGATCTTCGCCGGCGGCTGGGGGGCCAAGCGGGCCGCCGTGTACGGGGTGCCCGAGTCCGAGCTCGGCGCCTACTACGCGCAGCGGACGCTGCTCAAGCGCGAGGTGCTGCCCGAGAACGTGGCCAACGCCGTCTTCGTGCTCTGCTCGGCCGACCTGAGCCACACCACCGGCCTGCACGTGCCCGTCGACGCCGGGGTGGCGGCTGCTTTTCTCCGATGA
- the rhaI gene encoding L-rhamnose isomerase yields the protein MASFADITDQLAGQAIELPSWAFGNSGTRFKVFSTPGTPRSVEEKIADAAQVHAATGLAPKVALHIPWDQVDDFAALGRYAEDHGVTLGTINSNTFQDDAYKFGSLTHVDETIRRKAIEHHFTCVDVMDATGSRDLKIWLADGTNYAGQGDIRGRQDRLADSLRQIYDRLGPEQRMVLEYKFFEPAFYHTDVPDWGTSYAHVSALGDKAMVCLDTGHHAPGTNIEFIVAQLLRLGKLGSFDFNSRYYADDDLIVGSADPFQLFRILYEVIRGGGFGPGSDVAFMLDQCHNVEDKIPGQIRSVLNVQEMTARALLVDHDALAKAQADGDVLGANGLIMDAFYTDVRPDLAAWRESRGLPGDPMHAYAVSGYQRTIETDRVGGRQAGWGA from the coding sequence ATGGCGTCGTTCGCCGATATCACCGACCAGCTCGCCGGCCAGGCCATCGAGCTCCCGTCGTGGGCCTTCGGCAACTCCGGCACCCGCTTCAAGGTCTTCTCCACCCCGGGCACGCCCCGCAGCGTCGAGGAGAAGATCGCCGACGCGGCGCAGGTGCACGCGGCCACCGGACTGGCGCCCAAGGTCGCCCTGCACATCCCGTGGGACCAGGTCGACGACTTCGCCGCCCTGGGCCGGTACGCCGAGGACCACGGCGTCACCCTGGGCACGATCAACTCGAACACGTTCCAGGACGACGCCTACAAGTTCGGCAGCCTGACCCACGTCGACGAGACGATCCGCCGCAAGGCCATCGAGCACCACTTCACGTGCGTCGACGTGATGGACGCGACCGGTTCCCGGGACCTGAAGATCTGGCTCGCCGACGGCACGAACTACGCCGGCCAGGGCGACATCCGCGGCCGTCAGGACCGCCTCGCCGACAGCCTCCGCCAGATCTACGACCGGCTCGGGCCGGAGCAGCGGATGGTGCTGGAGTACAAGTTCTTCGAGCCGGCGTTCTACCACACCGACGTCCCCGACTGGGGCACCTCGTACGCCCACGTGAGCGCGCTGGGCGACAAGGCGATGGTCTGCCTCGACACCGGCCACCACGCGCCGGGCACCAACATCGAGTTCATCGTCGCCCAGCTCCTGCGGCTCGGAAAGCTCGGCTCGTTCGACTTCAACTCGCGCTACTACGCCGACGACGACCTGATCGTCGGGTCAGCCGATCCCTTCCAGCTGTTCCGGATCCTCTACGAGGTCATCCGCGGCGGCGGCTTCGGACCGGGCTCCGACGTCGCCTTCATGCTCGACCAGTGCCACAACGTCGAGGACAAGATCCCCGGCCAGATCCGGTCGGTGCTCAACGTGCAGGAGATGACGGCGCGCGCCCTGCTCGTCGACCACGACGCGCTGGCCAAGGCGCAGGCCGACGGCGACGTGCTCGGCGCCAACGGGCTGATCATGGACGCCTTCTACACCGACGTCCGCCCCGACCTCGCCGCCTGGCGCGAGTCGCGCGGTCTGCCCGGGGACCCGATGCACGCGTACGCGGTGTCCGGCTACCAGCGCACGATCGAGACCGACCGCGTCGGTGGTCGCCAGGCCGGCTGGGGCGCCTGA
- a CDS encoding LacI family DNA-binding transcriptional regulator, which produces MPRKSSTSMKDVATLAGVSLGTVSNVVNSPDLVSPATRDRVETAIAKLGWVPNESARQLRAGRSRVISMVVMDIGNPFFTDVLRGVEDWVQGRGYHVQASNSAARPERESEQLRVLEQQRVGGILWAPVSGPSDRAETLRRRGIPVVIVDRAGDGTGYCSVSVDDVEGGRLATSHLLDLGHTSIALVGGPGTLHQVRDRRLGAEIARGQHGSSASLLVVSTDSQEAAAGVAAADQLVGLPDAERPTAVFAMNDLLAIGLLQGFVTHGLRVPEDVALIGYDDISFAASAAVPLSSVRQPREALGRRGAELLFEEMEAADHDLPHEHQGVRFTPELVVRRSTSPR; this is translated from the coding sequence GTGCCCCGCAAGTCGTCGACGAGCATGAAGGACGTCGCCACGCTGGCCGGGGTCTCGCTGGGCACCGTGTCGAACGTCGTGAACTCGCCCGACCTCGTGAGCCCGGCCACCCGGGACCGGGTGGAGACCGCGATCGCCAAGCTGGGCTGGGTGCCGAACGAGTCGGCCCGCCAGCTGCGCGCCGGCCGCAGCCGGGTGATCAGCATGGTCGTGATGGACATCGGCAACCCGTTCTTCACCGACGTCCTGCGCGGGGTCGAGGACTGGGTCCAGGGCCGCGGCTACCACGTGCAGGCGAGCAACAGCGCGGCCCGTCCCGAGCGCGAGAGCGAGCAGCTGCGGGTGCTGGAGCAGCAGCGCGTGGGCGGCATCCTCTGGGCGCCGGTCAGCGGTCCGAGCGACCGCGCGGAGACCCTGCGCCGACGGGGCATCCCGGTCGTGATCGTCGACCGTGCGGGCGACGGGACCGGCTACTGCTCGGTGTCGGTCGACGACGTCGAGGGCGGTCGGCTCGCCACCTCGCACCTGCTCGACCTCGGCCACACCTCGATCGCCCTGGTCGGTGGCCCGGGCACCCTGCACCAGGTCCGCGACCGCCGGCTCGGCGCGGAGATCGCCCGCGGCCAGCACGGCAGCTCGGCCTCCCTGCTCGTCGTGTCGACGGACTCGCAGGAGGCCGCCGCCGGGGTCGCCGCCGCCGACCAGCTCGTCGGGCTGCCCGACGCCGAGCGCCCGACGGCGGTCTTCGCCATGAACGACCTGCTCGCGATCGGGCTGCTGCAGGGCTTCGTCACGCACGGCCTGCGGGTGCCGGAGGACGTCGCGCTCATCGGCTACGACGACATCTCCTTCGCCGCGTCCGCCGCCGTGCCGCTGTCCTCGGTCCGGCAGCCGCGCGAGGCCCTGGGCCGCCGGGGCGCCGAGCTGCTGTTCGAGGAGATGGAGGCCGCCGACCACGACCTCCCCCACGAGCACCAGGGCGTGCGCTTCACCCCCGAGCTGGTCGTCCGGCGCAGCACGTCCCCGCGCTGA
- a CDS encoding carbohydrate ABC transporter permease gives MRNTRGVVIGGVGIVFTGIFFVVPFLFILLLASQDRVQSNELRFAWPRNFQLLQNIAQAFSSRDYLMVIAFINSVILTVVSVAAMVFLGAMVAYVWQRRPGRTTGAVGLLVLAGLIVPPAIVPTIWVLQKVGLFKTMPGLILIEIAYGLPFCILLFRAFIASVPRELDEAATVDGANPLQVFFRVIFPVLRSVMITVIILQSVFVYNDFQNPLYFLPGTQNATIQVTLLNFQSQFTTQYNLLFATILLVMIPPFVMFIFFNRKIVAGMAAGSVKG, from the coding sequence ATGAGGAACACGCGGGGCGTCGTCATCGGCGGCGTCGGCATCGTCTTCACCGGGATCTTTTTCGTGGTCCCTTTCCTCTTCATCCTGCTGCTCGCCTCGCAGGACCGGGTCCAGTCGAACGAGCTGCGTTTCGCCTGGCCACGGAACTTCCAGCTGCTGCAGAACATCGCCCAGGCGTTCTCGTCGCGGGACTACCTGATGGTCATCGCGTTCATCAACAGCGTCATCCTGACCGTCGTCAGCGTGGCGGCGATGGTCTTCCTCGGGGCGATGGTCGCGTACGTCTGGCAGCGCCGCCCGGGCCGGACCACCGGGGCGGTCGGGCTTCTCGTCCTTGCCGGCCTGATCGTGCCGCCGGCCATCGTGCCGACGATCTGGGTGCTGCAGAAGGTCGGGCTGTTCAAGACGATGCCCGGCCTGATCCTGATCGAGATCGCGTACGGGCTGCCCTTCTGCATCCTGCTCTTCCGCGCCTTCATCGCCAGCGTCCCGCGCGAGCTCGACGAGGCCGCGACCGTGGACGGGGCGAACCCGCTGCAGGTCTTCTTCCGGGTGATCTTCCCGGTCCTGCGGTCGGTGATGATCACGGTGATCATCCTGCAGTCGGTGTTCGTCTACAACGACTTCCAGAACCCGCTCTACTTCCTGCCGGGCACGCAGAACGCGACGATCCAGGTCACGCTGCTCAACTTCCAGAGCCAGTTCACGACGCAGTACAACCTGCTGTTCGCCACGATCCTGCTCGTGATGATCCCGCCGTTCGTCATGTTCATCTTCTTCAACCGCAAGATCGTCGCCGGCATGGCCGCCGGCTCGGTGAAGGGGTAG
- a CDS encoding carbohydrate ABC transporter permease — protein MASTTSTPEATRAAPAEPAPKSRGSRRRGPYPYWFLIIPGVIYVVFFVVPTLTSFYFSFTRWDLFTSRWIGLDNYRTFFQEQALVIGLRNTLIYAVLTSGLKVVLGMALAIALTSRIIARGYLRSVIFFPVLVSAIGVGLTFTVLMNPEKGLINNALGHVGVDGPGWLTNPSLALISVALVDVWKGVGLATVIYIAGLVSIAGEYNEAAQVDGASRWQLFRTITLPLVRPATASVITLSLIGGLRSFDLIYAMTKGGPGFASDVIASVIYKQYQAGFYGLSTAGSVVLFLLVTLIVVPLTRWLNRAED, from the coding sequence ATGGCGAGCACGACGAGCACCCCGGAGGCGACGCGGGCCGCTCCGGCCGAGCCGGCGCCGAAGAGCAGGGGGTCCCGACGCCGGGGGCCGTACCCGTACTGGTTCCTGATCATTCCCGGCGTCATCTACGTCGTGTTCTTCGTCGTCCCGACGCTGACGTCGTTCTACTTCTCGTTCACCCGGTGGGACCTCTTCACCTCGCGCTGGATCGGGCTGGACAACTACCGGACGTTCTTCCAGGAGCAGGCGCTGGTCATCGGCCTGCGGAACACGCTGATCTACGCGGTGCTGACGTCCGGGCTCAAGGTCGTCCTCGGCATGGCCCTGGCCATCGCGCTGACGTCGCGGATCATCGCCCGCGGCTACCTCCGCTCGGTGATCTTCTTCCCGGTGCTGGTCAGCGCCATCGGCGTCGGCCTCACCTTCACCGTCCTGATGAACCCCGAGAAGGGGCTGATCAACAACGCCCTCGGCCACGTCGGGGTCGACGGCCCGGGCTGGCTGACCAACCCGAGCCTGGCGCTGATCTCGGTGGCGCTGGTCGACGTCTGGAAGGGTGTCGGGCTGGCCACGGTGATCTACATCGCCGGGCTGGTGTCCATCGCCGGCGAGTACAACGAGGCGGCCCAGGTCGACGGCGCGAGCCGCTGGCAGCTGTTCCGCACGATCACGCTGCCGCTCGTCCGGCCGGCCACCGCGTCGGTGATCACGCTCTCCCTGATCGGTGGGCTGCGGTCCTTCGACCTCATCTACGCGATGACCAAGGGCGGGCCCGGGTTCGCCTCCGACGTGATCGCCTCGGTGATCTACAAGCAGTACCAGGCCGGCTTCTACGGCCTCTCCACCGCGGGCTCGGTCGTGCTGTTCCTGCTCGTGACCCTCATCGTCGTGCCGCTGACGCGCTGGCTCAACCGGGCGGAGGACTGA
- a CDS encoding ABC transporter substrate-binding protein: protein MAVTSSIALVAAGCSAGSLGSSSDAGSAGGSAAAVTITYLIPNDDATAAQTKAVIAAFQAANPGITINTDTRPGGTDGDNIIKTRLATGDMAEVFQYNNGSLLQAIKPEQNLTALDDQPWAGQLDDNFAASSKGTDGKLYGGPIGTAFGGGVLYNIPVYKKLGLEIPKTWDEFMANSKKIKDAGGVDPVEQTYGESWTSQLFVLGDYANVEAAVPDFATKYTANQAGYANTPAALAGFEHIQAVKDAGYLNKDFASATLNDGMKAVATGEAAQYPQLGGSAANIENLAPGKTNDVGMFALPGNDPASNNLTVWPGTSALYIPKSAEGDKLDAAKKFLTFVTTQQGCDAAIQGSPPQGPFLSKACTLPSTVSQVAKDTQAYFDAGHATPALEFKSPVKGPNLEQICIQVGTGQESAAQAAALYDKDVKKQAQQLNLPGWD from the coding sequence GTGGCCGTCACGTCGTCGATCGCCCTGGTGGCGGCCGGCTGCAGCGCCGGCAGTCTCGGCAGCAGCAGCGACGCGGGCAGCGCCGGGGGAAGCGCGGCCGCGGTGACGATCACCTACCTGATCCCCAACGACGACGCCACGGCGGCGCAGACGAAGGCGGTCATCGCCGCCTTCCAGGCCGCCAACCCGGGCATCACCATCAACACCGACACCCGCCCGGGCGGCACAGACGGCGACAACATCATCAAGACGCGGCTGGCGACCGGGGACATGGCCGAGGTCTTCCAGTACAACAACGGGTCGCTGCTGCAGGCGATCAAGCCGGAGCAGAACCTGACGGCGCTCGACGACCAGCCGTGGGCCGGGCAGCTCGACGACAACTTCGCGGCCTCGTCGAAGGGCACGGACGGCAAGCTCTACGGCGGTCCGATCGGCACGGCGTTCGGCGGCGGGGTGCTCTACAACATCCCCGTGTACAAGAAGCTCGGGCTCGAGATCCCCAAGACGTGGGACGAGTTCATGGCCAACAGCAAGAAGATCAAGGACGCTGGCGGGGTCGACCCGGTCGAGCAGACGTACGGCGAGTCCTGGACCTCGCAGCTCTTCGTGCTCGGCGACTACGCGAACGTCGAGGCGGCCGTCCCCGACTTCGCCACGAAGTACACCGCCAACCAGGCCGGCTACGCCAACACCCCGGCCGCCCTGGCCGGCTTCGAGCACATCCAGGCGGTCAAGGACGCGGGCTACCTCAACAAGGACTTCGCCTCGGCCACGCTGAACGACGGCATGAAGGCGGTCGCCACCGGCGAGGCGGCCCAGTACCCGCAGCTCGGCGGCTCCGCGGCCAACATCGAGAACCTGGCTCCCGGGAAGACGAACGACGTCGGCATGTTCGCCCTGCCCGGGAACGACCCGGCCTCGAACAACCTGACCGTGTGGCCCGGCACGTCGGCCCTCTACATCCCGAAGTCGGCCGAGGGCGACAAGCTCGACGCCGCCAAGAAGTTCCTGACCTTCGTGACGACCCAGCAGGGCTGCGACGCCGCCATCCAGGGCTCGCCCCCGCAGGGCCCGTTCCTGTCCAAGGCCTGCACCCTGCCGAGCACCGTCTCCCAGGTGGCCAAGGACACCCAGGCCTACTTCGACGCCGGTCACGCGACCCCCGCGCTGGAGTTCAAGTCGCCGGTCAAGGGCCCGAACCTCGAGCAGATCTGCATCCAGGTCGGCACCGGCCAGGAGAGCGCGGCCCAGGCCGCGGCCCTGTACGACAAGGACGTCAAGAAGCAGGCGCAGCAGCTCAACCTCCCCGGCTGGGACTGA
- a CDS encoding alpha-L-rhamnosidase, with product MPDWSAVLISPDEDFDGAPLLRKELRLDEGHGAVVRGTLLATAHGVYEAFLNGRRVGDDVLSPGWSSYEWRLRYNEHDVTALLAETPAEGTVLGLALGNGWFRGRLGWTGGRAYYGSELGAFAQLEIAYADGHVQTVVTDESWTAGPSAVLANDLYDGETIDARRLDDGWLRPGHADPAWGGVHRGELDLSTLTPYIGPPVKRILEVAPVKIWTSPSGRTLVDFGQNLVGWLRVHVQGPAGTTVTLRHAEVLEHDELGVRPLRTAHATDRFVLSGRADVFEPTLTFHGFRYAEVEGWPGELTPDALTAVVVSSELRRTGDFSCSDELVTQLHRNAVWGTVGNFLDVPTDCPQRDERLGWTGDIAAFTPSAAYLFDVDDFLRDWLRDVEAEQRAADGMVAFVVPDVLKLVLADDPDASSFPPQESTAVWSDAAVWVPWALWQAYGDRRVLEDQIGSMAAHVRRVESLLSPTGLWDTGFQFGDWLDPTAPPEDPILAKADPGVVATACLFRSATLVAETAELVGHEDAAHFREVAERTRTAFVEHYVADDGRITSDAVTVYALAIAFGLLEGDLQARAGDRLAELVREGGHHILTGFAGTPFVTDALTITGHLDDAYALLLQRECPSWLYPVTMGATTVWERWDSMLPDGTINPGQMTSFNHYALGAVVDWLHRTVAGLAPLEPGYARVLVAPRPGGGLTWAKTSLETRHGAVAVGWTQADGAALELDVSLPDGVTGVVRLPGEADREIGSGTHHLTAASV from the coding sequence ATGCCCGACTGGTCCGCCGTCCTGATCTCGCCCGACGAGGACTTCGACGGAGCCCCGCTGCTGCGCAAGGAGCTCCGGCTCGACGAGGGCCACGGGGCGGTCGTCCGCGGCACGCTGCTCGCCACGGCGCACGGCGTCTACGAGGCCTTCCTCAACGGGCGGCGCGTCGGGGACGACGTGCTCAGCCCGGGCTGGTCGAGCTACGAGTGGCGGCTGCGCTACAACGAGCACGACGTGACCGCGCTGCTCGCCGAGACCCCGGCCGAGGGCACGGTCCTCGGGCTCGCGCTCGGCAACGGCTGGTTCCGCGGGCGCCTCGGCTGGACGGGCGGTCGCGCCTACTACGGCTCCGAGCTCGGGGCCTTCGCGCAGCTGGAGATCGCGTACGCCGACGGCCACGTCCAGACGGTCGTGACCGACGAGTCCTGGACCGCCGGCCCGTCCGCGGTGCTGGCCAACGACCTCTACGACGGCGAGACGATCGATGCCCGCCGCCTCGACGACGGCTGGCTCCGGCCCGGCCACGCCGACCCGGCCTGGGGCGGCGTGCACCGCGGTGAGCTGGACCTGAGCACGCTGACGCCGTACATCGGGCCGCCGGTGAAGCGGATCCTCGAGGTCGCTCCGGTGAAGATCTGGACCTCGCCGTCCGGACGGACTCTCGTCGACTTCGGCCAGAACCTGGTCGGCTGGCTCCGGGTGCACGTCCAGGGACCGGCCGGGACCACCGTCACCCTGCGCCACGCCGAGGTCCTCGAGCACGACGAGCTCGGCGTCCGCCCGCTGCGGACGGCGCACGCGACCGACCGGTTCGTGCTCAGCGGCCGGGCCGACGTCTTCGAGCCCACGCTCACGTTCCACGGCTTCCGCTACGCCGAGGTCGAGGGCTGGCCCGGGGAGCTGACGCCCGACGCGCTCACCGCGGTCGTCGTGTCCTCCGAGCTGCGCCGGACCGGTGACTTCAGCTGCTCCGACGAGCTCGTCACCCAGCTGCACCGCAACGCGGTGTGGGGGACGGTCGGCAACTTCCTCGACGTGCCGACCGACTGCCCGCAGCGCGACGAGCGCCTCGGCTGGACCGGCGACATCGCCGCCTTCACGCCGTCGGCGGCCTACCTCTTCGACGTGGACGACTTCCTCCGCGACTGGCTGCGCGACGTCGAGGCCGAGCAGCGCGCGGCCGACGGGATGGTCGCGTTCGTCGTCCCAGACGTGCTCAAGCTCGTGCTCGCTGACGACCCCGACGCCAGCTCCTTCCCGCCCCAGGAGTCGACCGCGGTCTGGAGCGACGCCGCCGTCTGGGTGCCATGGGCGCTGTGGCAGGCGTACGGGGACCGCCGCGTGCTGGAGGACCAGATCGGCTCCATGGCCGCGCACGTGCGCCGGGTCGAGTCGCTCCTGTCGCCGACCGGGCTGTGGGACACCGGCTTCCAGTTCGGCGACTGGCTGGACCCGACCGCGCCGCCGGAGGACCCCATCCTGGCCAAGGCGGACCCGGGCGTGGTCGCGACGGCCTGCCTGTTCCGCAGCGCCACGCTGGTGGCGGAGACGGCCGAGCTGGTCGGGCACGAGGACGCGGCGCACTTCCGCGAGGTCGCGGAGCGGACGCGGACCGCGTTCGTCGAGCACTACGTGGCTGACGACGGTCGCATCACCAGCGACGCCGTCACCGTCTACGCGCTGGCGATCGCCTTCGGCCTGCTCGAGGGCGACCTGCAGGCCCGGGCCGGGGACCGGCTCGCCGAGCTGGTCCGCGAGGGCGGCCACCACATCCTGACCGGCTTCGCCGGCACCCCGTTCGTCACCGACGCGCTGACGATCACCGGGCACCTCGACGACGCGTACGCGCTGCTGCTCCAGCGGGAGTGCCCGTCCTGGCTCTACCCGGTGACCATGGGGGCGACGACGGTCTGGGAGCGCTGGGACTCGATGCTGCCCGACGGCACCATCAACCCGGGCCAGATGACCAGCTTCAACCACTACGCGCTGGGGGCGGTCGTGGACTGGCTGCACCGGACGGTCGCCGGCCTCGCGCCGCTGGAGCCGGGCTACGCCCGCGTCCTGGTGGCACCGCGGCCCGGGGGAGGGCTCACCTGGGCGAAGACCTCGCTGGAGACCCGCCACGGCGCGGTGGCGGTCGGCTGGACCCAGGCCGACGGGGCCGCGCTGGAGCTGGACGTGAGCCTGCCCGACGGGGTCACCGGCGTCGTCCGGCTGCCCGGCGAGGCGGACCGCGAGATCGGCTCGGGCACGCACCACCTCACGGCGGCGTCGGTCTGA
- a CDS encoding L-rhamnose mutarotase gives MPRYCLRGQVRPDQVAEYRRVHTEVWPEMLAALRDAGWHDYSLYVGDDGVLVGFVSTDAGDDLDAIQRRVQGPVNDRWQRSVAALFASEGAPDQAWQVLPEVFHLD, from the coding sequence GTGCCCCGCTACTGCCTGAGGGGTCAGGTCAGGCCGGACCAGGTCGCGGAGTACCGCCGCGTGCACACCGAGGTCTGGCCGGAGATGCTCGCGGCCCTGCGCGACGCCGGCTGGCACGACTACTCCCTCTACGTCGGCGACGACGGCGTCCTGGTCGGCTTCGTCTCGACCGACGCCGGCGACGACCTCGACGCGATCCAGCGGCGCGTCCAGGGACCGGTCAACGACCGGTGGCAGCGGTCCGTCGCCGCGCTGTTCGCGAGCGAGGGCGCTCCGGACCAGGCCTGGCAGGTCCTGCCCGAGGTGTTCCACCTCGACTGA
- a CDS encoding zf-HC2 domain-containing protein, which yields MSAVDRYTEWDAAYVLGALPPDERAEFEQHLAGCERCRTAVGELAGMPGLLARVPPVEALAMDADPAGEIEPPLPPAPASPPKPLRSRTRPRWWQLAAAAVLVAVLGGLGGYGLRALVERDEVQRLAFSAVVPSPLTAVVDLAPVNGGTDVRVECQYADVTEGEPYSVWVVDTAGRGSEVKLWTVRPNRVMHPSGVSPLALDAIAAVEIREGDAGPVLLRAQR from the coding sequence GTGAGCGCCGTCGACCGCTACACCGAGTGGGACGCGGCGTACGTCCTCGGGGCCCTGCCGCCGGACGAGCGCGCCGAGTTCGAGCAGCATCTGGCCGGCTGCGAGCGCTGCCGCACCGCCGTCGGCGAGCTCGCCGGGATGCCCGGGCTGCTGGCTCGGGTGCCGCCCGTGGAGGCCCTGGCGATGGACGCCGACCCCGCGGGGGAGATCGAGCCCCCGCTCCCGCCGGCCCCGGCCTCGCCGCCCAAGCCCCTGCGTTCCAGAACCCGTCCGCGGTGGTGGCAGCTGGCGGCCGCCGCCGTCCTCGTCGCGGTGCTCGGTGGGCTCGGTGGCTACGGCCTCCGCGCGCTGGTCGAGCGCGACGAGGTGCAGCGGCTCGCGTTCTCGGCCGTGGTGCCGTCCCCGCTCACCGCCGTCGTCGACCTCGCGCCGGTGAACGGCGGGACCGACGTCCGGGTCGAGTGCCAGTACGCCGACGTGACGGAGGGGGAGCCGTACTCGGTGTGGGTCGTCGACACCGCCGGCCGGGGGAGCGAGGTCAAGCTCTGGACCGTCCGCCCGAACCGGGTCATGCACCCCTCGGGCGTCAGCCCGCTCGCGCTCGACGCGATCGCCGCCGTCGAGATCCGGGAGGGTGACGCCGGGCCCGTGCTGCTGCGCGCCCAGCGCTGA